The following are encoded together in the Culex pipiens pallens isolate TS chromosome 1, TS_CPP_V2, whole genome shotgun sequence genome:
- the LOC120423851 gene encoding uncharacterized protein LOC120423851, producing MKERVISISEKNFVQKAVLESVRVDGRSLDEFRKLRLNFGSEWGSVHVSLGETRVLAQVSCEVVTPRATRPNEGTLFINVELGPMAAPHFEAGRMSEVGVQLNRILERAIKDSGCVDLESLCLVADEKVWNLRVDINVLNHEGNVIDCASIAALTALAHFKRPDVSLNGEEVVIHTIYERDPIPIGINHFPICVSYGIFNKGKLAVADPTYLEERVAEAKIVFGMNSYGELCGIHLGGITLTSSDLLLKTAAKGAKRARTIVQKIKDAIQEDTEKRKKNIPIGFSECIRLNEITALAQDRLHIRLKRFKLDKTNQDEGDDQEEDEAPEVESEIDEADEQQENGDEPADEPMEQDESVVELAENSAVLMPKVASGAEQWIPEDDAVEELEKSAAKKKKNRNKKNKKSKEALERMNVVQVSSDSEEETMTLTSEDINR from the exons ATGAAAGAACGCGTCATATCTATCAGCGAAAAGAACTTCGTTCAAAAAGCGGTACTGGAGTCAGTG CGCGTTGACGGTCGTTCGTTGGACGAGTTCCGTAAGCTCCGGCTAAATTTCGGTTCCGAGTGGGGCAGCGTACATGTGTCGCTGGGAGAAACTCGCGTGCTGGCCCAGGTCAGCTGTGAGGTTGTTACGCCGCGGGCAACTCGACCTAATGAGGGCACGCTGTTTATCAACGTAGAACTTGGGCCGATGGCAGCGCCCCACTTCGAGGCTGGCCGAATGTCCGAGGTCGGTGTGCAGCTGAATCGGATCCTGGAACGAGCTATTAAGGACTCGGGGTGCGTTGATTTGGAATCGCTCTGCTTGGTGGCGGACGAGAAGGTCTGGAATCTGCGGGTGGACATAAATGTGTTGAACCACGAGGGGAACGTTATTGATTGCGCTAGTATTGCGGCTTTGACGGCGCTGGCCCACTTTAAACGGCCGGATGTTAGTCTCAATGGTGAGGAAGTCGTGATTCATACGATTTACGAGCGGGATCCCATTCCGATCGGCATCAACCACTTTCCAATCTGCGTCAGTTACGGAATTTTCAACAAAGGCAAACTGGCCGTTGCCGATCCGACGTATTTGGAAGAGCGAGTTGCGGAAGCGAAGATTGTGTTTGGAATGAACTCGTACGGGGAACTTTGTGGAATTCACCTGGGAGGGATCACACTTACAAGTTCTGATCTGTTGCTGAAAACGGCTGCCAAGGGTGCTAAACGGGCCCGAACGATCGTGCAAAAAATTAAGGACGCCATCCAGGAGGACACCGAGAAGCGGAAGAAAAATATTCCCATTGGGTTTAGCGAGTGCATTCGCTTGAACGAAATCACCGCTCTAGCCCAGGATCGGCTGCACATCCGGTTGAAGCGATTTAAGCTCGACAAAACCAACCAGGACGAGGGTGATGACCAAGAAGAAGATGAAGCACCGGAAGTGGAGAGTGAAATTGACGAGGCAGATGAACAGCAAGAGAATGGAGACGAGCCGGCGGATGAACCGATGGAGCAAGATGAAAGTGTTGTTGAGTTAGCGGAGAATTCGGCCGTTCTCATGCCAAAGGTCGCAAGCGGGGCAGAACAGTGGATTCCGGAGGATGATGCGGTAGAGGAACTGGAAAAGTCGGCCGctaagaagaagaaaaatcgcAACAAAAAGAACAAGAAGTCGAAGGAAGCGTTGGAACGGATGAACGTGGTTCAGGTGTCCAGTGACAGCGAGGAGGAAACGATGACGCTGACGTCGGAAGATATCAATCGGTAA
- the LOC120423835 gene encoding N-acetylglucosamine-6-phosphate deacetylase — MTLKLTQFRNCRLLRNHQLVVDDLWVRAGKVIDPEKVFFDEKQQAHVQVDCGGAILAPGFIDLQINGGYGVDFSYDVDSVEAGVRKVAKGLLAHGVTSFCPTLVTSPPETYHTVLPKIPKRAGGPHGATILGCHVEGPFINTNKKGAHPPECIKEFDQGFQTALDVYGSLENISIITLAPEKERASEVIRELSNRGITVSVGHSMANLCDGEVAVQHGARLITHLFNAMLPFHHRDPGLVGLLTTDKIPPNALVYFGIISDGVHTHPAALRIAYKTHPEGLILVTDAISAMGLNDGRHRIGQFDIEVRAGRAYVAGTDTLCGSIAPMDECIRFFKKASNCSIEYALEAASLHPARCLGIEQQKGTLEYGADADFVVLDDSLTVLSTWIAGDCVYESGSSLKSNYRTNDII; from the exons ATGACCTTAAAATTAACCCAATTTCGGAACTGTCGCCTGCTGCGAAACCATCAATTGGTGGTGGACGATCTGTGGGTGCGGGCCGGGAAGGTGATCGACCCGGAGAAGGTGTTTTTCGACGAGAAGCAGCAGGCGCACGTGCAGGTGGACTGCGGGGGAGCGATCCTGGCGCCGGGTTTCATCGATTTGCAGATCAATG GTGGCTACGGCGTAGATTTTTCCTACGACGTCGATTCCGTTGAGGCCGGCGTCCGCAAGGTGGCCAAGGGTTTGCTGGCCCACGGTGTCACCTCATTTTGTCCCACTCTGGTGACTTCTCCGCCGGAAACCTATCACACCGTGCtgccaaaaatcccaaaacgaGCCGGAGGTCCTCATGGGGCGACCATTCTGGGGTGCCACGTGGAGGGACCGTTTATTAACACCAACAAAAAGGGAGCCCACCCCCCGGAGTGCATCAAGGAGTTTGACCAGGGTTTCCAAACGGCGCTGGATGTGTACGGATCGCTCGAAAACATCAGCATCATTACGCTGGCACCGGAAAAGGAACGAGCCTCGGAAGTGATTCGTGAGTTGAGCAATCGAGGCATCACCGTTTCCGTAGGTCACTCAATGGCAAACCTGTGCGATGGTGAGGTAGCAGTTCAGCACGGAGCCCGGCTCATTACGCACCTGTTCAACGCGATGTTGCCG TTCCATCACCGCGATCCCGGACTAGTTGGCCTCCTCACGACCGATAAAATCCCGCCGAATGCCCTTGTCTACTTTGGCATCATCTCCGATGGTGTTCACACTCACCCGGCGGCGCTTAGAATCGCCTACAAAACGCACCCCGAGGGATTGATTCTCGTTACGGATGCCATCTCGGCTATGGGCCTTAATGATGGTCGCCACCGCATAGGACAGTTTGACATTGAGGTGCGCGCGGGTCGGGCGTATGTCGCCGGAACGGACACTCTGTGCGGCAGCATTGCCCCCATGGATGAGTGCATTCGGTTCTTCAAGAAAGCGTCGA ATTGCTCCATCGAGTACGCCCTGGAGGCGGCCTCCCTCCATCCGGCTCGCTGCCTCGGAATCGAGCAGCAAAAGGGAACGCTCGAGTACGGTGCGGACGCGGACTTTGTCGTGCTGGACGATTCGCTGACGGTGCTGTCGACGTGGATCGCCGGCGACTGCGTGTACGAGTCCGGATCGAGCCTAAAGTCCAACTACCGAACCAACGACATCATTTGA
- the LOC120423834 gene encoding LIM and senescent cell antigen-like-containing domain protein 1 isoform X1, whose translation MSELKLQSLENSSLYKRRTTSRENLLQVAGGEPFRRPTTPTMAERLYQNGPSIRNPNATTTPPLYSNIADKHFSPQQPSSSALLAADAIVRDLSSVNLGSGSSTGYQNVPLPLASSTPVRRKMELREQSGRSNVEVIGVSANMSLGSMMCTRCDEGFEPHERIVNSNGQLWHTQCFVCAQCFRQFQDGIFYEFEGRKYCEKDFHILFAPCCNKCNDFVIGRVIKAMAANWHPDCFTCERCSIPLADSGFIRNQNRALCHDCNRKEKEVGLGKHVCNKCHGVIDDAPLRFRGEVYHGYHFNCTSCGVELDSSAREVKNRTGYAANDMNELYCLRCHDRMGIPICGACRRPIEERVVTALGKHWHVEHFVCAKCEKPFLGHRHYEKRGLAYCETHYHQLFGNLCFVCNQVIAGDVFTALNKAWCVHHFSCSICDNKMDQKSKFYEYDEKPVCKKCYERFPNELRRRLRMAHENTLKKVPVA comes from the exons ATGAGTGAGCTAAAGCTACAGTCGCTGGAAAACTCGAGCCTGTACAAACGTCGCACAACGTCCAGGGAGAACCTTCTGCAAGTCGCAGGCGGAGAACCCTTCCGTCGACCCACCACCCCCACGATGGCCGAGCGTCTCTACCAGAACGGACCGTCGATAAGAAATCCCAACGCGACGACGACTCCGCCGCTGTACAGCAACATTGCTGATAAGCACTTTTCGCCACAACAGCCGAGTTCCAGTGCACTTTTGGCGGCCGACGCCATCGTACGGGATTTGAGCAGTGTCAACTTGGGATCGGGAAGCAGTACAGGATACCAGAACGTTCCGTTGCCTTTGGCCAGTTCGACGCCGGTCCGCAGGAAGATGGAACTACGCGAGCAGTCCGGCCGGTCCAACGTGGAAGTGATTGG AGTTTCCGCCAACATGTCGCTCGGCTCGATGATGTGCACCCGTTGCGACGAGGGCTTCGAACCTCACGAGCGGATCGTCAACTCCAACGGGCAGCTGTGGCACACTCAGTGCTTTGT TTGTGCCCAGTGCTTCCGGCAGTTCCAGGATGGTATCTTCTACGAGTTCGAGGGTCGCAAGTACTGCGAGAAGGACTTCCACATCCTGTTTGCGCCGTGCTGCAACAAGTGCAACGACTTCGTGATTGGGCGCGTCATCAAGGCGATGGCCGCCAACTGGCATCCGGATTGCTTTACGTGCGAGCGGTGCAGCATTCCGCTGGCCGATTCGGGCTTCATCCGGAACCAGAACCGGGCGCTGTGCCACGACTGCAACCGGAAGGAGAAGGAGGTCGGGCTGGGCAAGCACGTGTGCAACAAGTGCCACGGAGTGATTGACGATGCGCCGTTGCGGTTCCGGGGTGAGGTCTACCACGGGTACCACTTTAACTGTACCTCGTGCGGGGTCGAGTTGGACTCGTCGGCCCGGGAGGTGAAGAACCGCACCGGGTACGCGGCCAACGATATGAACGAGCTGTATTGTTTGAGGTGCCACGATCGGATGGGAATTCCGATTTGCGGCGCGTGTCGGCGTCCGATCGAGGAGCGCGTCGTTACGGCGCTGGGAAAGCACTGGCATGTTGAG CATTTTGTCTGCGCCAAGTGCGAGAAGCCGTTCCTCGGACATCGCCATTATGAGAAACGTGGTCTGGCTTACTGCGAGACCCACTACCATCAGCTGTTTGGAAATTTGTGCTTCGTTTGCAACCAGGTCATCGCCGGTGATG TCTTCACCGCGCTCAACAAGGCCTGGTGCGTGCACCACTTTTCCTGCTCGATCTGCGACAACAAGATGGACCAAAAGTCCAAGTTTTACGAGTACGACGAGAAGCCGGTGTGCAAAAAGTGCTACGAGCGCTTCCCGAACGAGCTGCGGCGCCGGCTGCGCATGGCGCACGAAAACACGCTGAAGAAGGTTCCGGTGGCTTAA
- the LOC120423834 gene encoding LIM and senescent cell antigen-like-containing domain protein 1 isoform X3 produces the protein MSLGSMMCTRCDEGFEPHERIVNSNGQLWHTQCFVCAQCFRQFQDGIFYEFEGRKYCEKDFHILFAPCCNKCNDFVIGRVIKAMAANWHPDCFTCERCSIPLADSGFIRNQNRALCHDCNRKEKEVGLGKHVCNKCHGVIDDAPLRFRGEVYHGYHFNCTSCGVELDSSAREVKNRTGYAANDMNELYCLRCHDRMGIPICGACRRPIEERVVTALGKHWHVEHFVCAKCEKPFLGHRHYEKRGLAYCETHYHQLFGNLCFVCNQVIAGDVFTALNKAWCVHHFSCSICDNKMDQKSKFYEYDEKPVCKKCYERFPNELRRRLRMAHENTLKKVPVA, from the exons ATGTCGCTCGGCTCGATGATGTGCACCCGTTGCGACGAGGGCTTCGAACCTCACGAGCGGATCGTCAACTCCAACGGGCAGCTGTGGCACACTCAGTGCTTTGT TTGTGCCCAGTGCTTCCGGCAGTTCCAGGATGGTATCTTCTACGAGTTCGAGGGTCGCAAGTACTGCGAGAAGGACTTCCACATCCTGTTTGCGCCGTGCTGCAACAAGTGCAACGACTTCGTGATTGGGCGCGTCATCAAGGCGATGGCCGCCAACTGGCATCCGGATTGCTTTACGTGCGAGCGGTGCAGCATTCCGCTGGCCGATTCGGGCTTCATCCGGAACCAGAACCGGGCGCTGTGCCACGACTGCAACCGGAAGGAGAAGGAGGTCGGGCTGGGCAAGCACGTGTGCAACAAGTGCCACGGAGTGATTGACGATGCGCCGTTGCGGTTCCGGGGTGAGGTCTACCACGGGTACCACTTTAACTGTACCTCGTGCGGGGTCGAGTTGGACTCGTCGGCCCGGGAGGTGAAGAACCGCACCGGGTACGCGGCCAACGATATGAACGAGCTGTATTGTTTGAGGTGCCACGATCGGATGGGAATTCCGATTTGCGGCGCGTGTCGGCGTCCGATCGAGGAGCGCGTCGTTACGGCGCTGGGAAAGCACTGGCATGTTGAG CATTTTGTCTGCGCCAAGTGCGAGAAGCCGTTCCTCGGACATCGCCATTATGAGAAACGTGGTCTGGCTTACTGCGAGACCCACTACCATCAGCTGTTTGGAAATTTGTGCTTCGTTTGCAACCAGGTCATCGCCGGTGATG TCTTCACCGCGCTCAACAAGGCCTGGTGCGTGCACCACTTTTCCTGCTCGATCTGCGACAACAAGATGGACCAAAAGTCCAAGTTTTACGAGTACGACGAGAAGCCGGTGTGCAAAAAGTGCTACGAGCGCTTCCCGAACGAGCTGCGGCGCCGGCTGCGCATGGCGCACGAAAACACGCTGAAGAAGGTTCCGGTGGCTTAA
- the LOC120423834 gene encoding LIM and senescent cell antigen-like-containing domain protein 1 isoform X2 codes for MPPVVGVSANMSLGSMMCTRCDEGFEPHERIVNSNGQLWHTQCFVCAQCFRQFQDGIFYEFEGRKYCEKDFHILFAPCCNKCNDFVIGRVIKAMAANWHPDCFTCERCSIPLADSGFIRNQNRALCHDCNRKEKEVGLGKHVCNKCHGVIDDAPLRFRGEVYHGYHFNCTSCGVELDSSAREVKNRTGYAANDMNELYCLRCHDRMGIPICGACRRPIEERVVTALGKHWHVEHFVCAKCEKPFLGHRHYEKRGLAYCETHYHQLFGNLCFVCNQVIAGDVFTALNKAWCVHHFSCSICDNKMDQKSKFYEYDEKPVCKKCYERFPNELRRRLRMAHENTLKKVPVA; via the exons AGTTTCCGCCAACATGTCGCTCGGCTCGATGATGTGCACCCGTTGCGACGAGGGCTTCGAACCTCACGAGCGGATCGTCAACTCCAACGGGCAGCTGTGGCACACTCAGTGCTTTGT TTGTGCCCAGTGCTTCCGGCAGTTCCAGGATGGTATCTTCTACGAGTTCGAGGGTCGCAAGTACTGCGAGAAGGACTTCCACATCCTGTTTGCGCCGTGCTGCAACAAGTGCAACGACTTCGTGATTGGGCGCGTCATCAAGGCGATGGCCGCCAACTGGCATCCGGATTGCTTTACGTGCGAGCGGTGCAGCATTCCGCTGGCCGATTCGGGCTTCATCCGGAACCAGAACCGGGCGCTGTGCCACGACTGCAACCGGAAGGAGAAGGAGGTCGGGCTGGGCAAGCACGTGTGCAACAAGTGCCACGGAGTGATTGACGATGCGCCGTTGCGGTTCCGGGGTGAGGTCTACCACGGGTACCACTTTAACTGTACCTCGTGCGGGGTCGAGTTGGACTCGTCGGCCCGGGAGGTGAAGAACCGCACCGGGTACGCGGCCAACGATATGAACGAGCTGTATTGTTTGAGGTGCCACGATCGGATGGGAATTCCGATTTGCGGCGCGTGTCGGCGTCCGATCGAGGAGCGCGTCGTTACGGCGCTGGGAAAGCACTGGCATGTTGAG CATTTTGTCTGCGCCAAGTGCGAGAAGCCGTTCCTCGGACATCGCCATTATGAGAAACGTGGTCTGGCTTACTGCGAGACCCACTACCATCAGCTGTTTGGAAATTTGTGCTTCGTTTGCAACCAGGTCATCGCCGGTGATG TCTTCACCGCGCTCAACAAGGCCTGGTGCGTGCACCACTTTTCCTGCTCGATCTGCGACAACAAGATGGACCAAAAGTCCAAGTTTTACGAGTACGACGAGAAGCCGGTGTGCAAAAAGTGCTACGAGCGCTTCCCGAACGAGCTGCGGCGCCGGCTGCGCATGGCGCACGAAAACACGCTGAAGAAGGTTCCGGTGGCTTAA